The following coding sequences are from one Frigoribacterium sp. Leaf415 window:
- the rpsP gene encoding 30S ribosomal protein S16, with product MAVKIRLKRMGKIRAPYYRIVVADSRTKRDGRVIEEIGKYHPTEEPSFIEVESERAQYWLGVGAQPTEQVAALLKLTGDWGKFKGDADAVSTVKTKAPKEAFVADEKKKPVLVPKTEKPAVKAEAPAESSDDAETTEA from the coding sequence GTGGCTGTCAAGATCCGTCTCAAGCGCATGGGCAAGATCCGCGCCCCCTACTACCGCATCGTCGTCGCCGACTCGCGCACCAAGCGCGACGGTCGCGTCATCGAAGAGATCGGCAAGTACCACCCGACCGAAGAGCCCTCGTTCATCGAGGTCGAGTCGGAGCGTGCGCAGTACTGGCTCGGCGTCGGCGCACAGCCGACCGAGCAGGTCGCCGCGCTGCTGAAGCTCACGGGTGACTGGGGCAAGTTCAAGGGCGACGCCGACGCCGTCAGCACCGTCAAGACCAAGGCCCCGAAAGAGGCCTTCGTCGCCGACGAGAAGAAGAAGCCGGTCCTCGTGCCCAAGACCGAGAAGCCCGCCGTCAAGGCCGAGGCGCCCGCCGAGTCCAGCGACGACGCCGAGACCACCGAGGCGTAG
- a CDS encoding RNA-binding protein: MLAPALEHLVRGIVDHPDEVQVVEKNSPRGDVLEVHVHADDLGRVIGRAGRTAKALRTLVTALADGKRVRVDVVDGDL; encoded by the coding sequence GTGCTCGCACCTGCACTCGAACACCTCGTCCGGGGGATCGTCGATCACCCGGACGAGGTGCAGGTCGTGGAGAAGAACTCCCCGCGAGGCGACGTCCTCGAGGTGCACGTCCACGCGGACGACCTCGGTCGCGTGATCGGCCGTGCCGGTCGCACCGCCAAGGCCCTCCGCACCCTGGTCACGGCTCTGGCCGACGGCAAGCGCGTCCGGGTCGACGTCGTCGACGGCGATCTCTAG
- the rimM gene encoding ribosome maturation factor RimM (Essential for efficient processing of 16S rRNA), translated as MPSDRKTELRVGRLTKAHGLKGALKLELFTDTPEQRFVPGAVFRLQVPADSAWHDKTLTLTELRWYNSHPVGFFEGVDDRTAAESLVKAILWVDQDTDELPHEDDAWYDHQLVGLRVERDGVVVGTVARVDHMPAQDLLAVDTASGEVLVPFVSALVPKVDVEAGVVVVTPPQGLFEELADDTDDESASDGVDEPVSDGVDEPVSDGVDEPVSDGESASDDER; from the coding sequence GTGCCGTCCGACCGCAAGACCGAACTCCGGGTGGGGCGCCTCACCAAGGCCCACGGCCTCAAGGGCGCCCTCAAGCTCGAACTCTTCACCGACACCCCCGAGCAGCGCTTCGTGCCGGGTGCCGTGTTCCGCCTGCAGGTGCCCGCCGACAGTGCCTGGCACGACAAGACCCTCACCCTCACCGAGTTGCGCTGGTACAACAGCCACCCGGTCGGCTTCTTCGAGGGCGTCGACGACCGCACTGCCGCCGAGTCCCTCGTCAAGGCGATCCTCTGGGTCGACCAAGACACCGACGAACTGCCGCACGAGGACGACGCCTGGTACGACCACCAGCTGGTCGGCCTCCGCGTCGAACGTGACGGCGTCGTCGTCGGCACCGTGGCCCGGGTCGACCACATGCCGGCCCAAGACCTGCTCGCGGTCGACACCGCGTCGGGCGAGGTGCTCGTCCCGTTCGTCTCGGCTCTCGTGCCGAAGGTCGACGTCGAGGCCGGCGTGGTCGTCGTGACCCCGCCGCAGGGGCTCTTCGAAGAGCTGGCCGACGACACGGACGACGAGTCGGCATCCGACGGCGTCGACGAGCCTGTCTCCGACGGCGTCGACGAGCCTGTCTCCGACGGCGTCGACGAGCCCGTCTCCGACGGCGAGTCCGCTTCCGACGACGAGCGCTGA
- the trmD gene encoding tRNA (guanosine(37)-N1)-methyltransferase TrmD, whose protein sequence is MRIDIVSIFPEFFGVLDISLLGKARQQKLLDVEVHDLRDFTHDRHRTVDDTPYGGGAGMVMRPEPWGEALDHVFGETSTPDDTIMIVPSPAGTPFTQATARELAFAPHLVFTCGRYEGIDQRVVEHAATRATVREISLGDYVLNGGEVAVTAMIEAIGRLVPGVVGNPESLTEESHEDGLLEYPSYTKPASWRGLDVPPVLLSGNHAAIATWRREQQLERTRRVRPDLLD, encoded by the coding sequence GTGCGCATCGACATCGTGTCGATCTTCCCCGAGTTCTTCGGGGTGCTCGACATCTCGTTGCTCGGCAAGGCGCGGCAGCAGAAACTGCTCGACGTCGAGGTGCACGACCTGCGTGACTTCACGCACGACCGGCACCGCACCGTCGACGACACGCCGTACGGTGGCGGCGCCGGCATGGTCATGCGCCCCGAGCCCTGGGGCGAGGCGCTCGACCACGTCTTCGGCGAGACGTCCACGCCCGACGACACGATCATGATCGTCCCGTCGCCGGCCGGCACGCCGTTCACCCAGGCCACGGCTCGTGAGCTCGCGTTCGCGCCCCACCTCGTCTTCACCTGCGGCCGTTACGAGGGCATCGACCAGCGCGTCGTCGAGCACGCCGCCACCCGGGCGACCGTTCGCGAGATCAGCCTCGGCGACTACGTGCTGAACGGTGGCGAGGTCGCCGTCACGGCGATGATCGAGGCCATCGGGCGTCTCGTCCCGGGTGTGGTGGGCAACCCCGAGAGCCTCACCGAAGAGAGCCACGAAGACGGCCTGCTCGAGTACCCCAGCTACACCAAGCCGGCGTCCTGGCGGGGTCTCGACGTGCCTCCGGTGCTGCTCAGCGGCAACCACGCGGCCATCGCGACCTGGCGTCGTGAGCAGCAGCTCGAACGCACCCGCCGGGTGCGTCCCGACCTGCTCGACTGA
- the map gene encoding type I methionyl aminopeptidase → MIELRTPDEIERMRPAGAFVARVLDAARAAARPGVDLLEIDALAHRMIREAGAESCYVDYHPSFGASPFGKVICTSVNDAALHGLPHRYRLRDGDLLSLDFAASVDGWVADSAVSFVVGEQASPEDLRLIETCEVALDAGIAALRPGAKLGDVSAAIGQVARGAGYGVNLQFGGHGVGRTMHGDPHVPNDGRAGRGWPVRPGLVVAIEPWLMRGTDEIVTDADGWTLRSVDGSRAAHVEHTVAVTEDGPLVLTARG, encoded by the coding sequence ATGATCGAACTGCGCACTCCCGACGAGATCGAGCGCATGCGGCCCGCCGGAGCCTTCGTCGCCCGCGTGCTCGACGCGGCCAGAGCTGCAGCCCGACCGGGGGTCGACCTGCTCGAGATCGACGCGCTCGCGCACCGCATGATCCGCGAGGCGGGCGCCGAGAGTTGCTACGTCGACTACCACCCCTCGTTCGGCGCGAGTCCGTTCGGCAAGGTGATCTGCACGTCGGTCAACGACGCGGCCCTGCACGGCCTGCCGCACCGCTACCGCCTGCGTGACGGAGACCTGCTCAGCCTCGACTTCGCCGCCTCGGTGGACGGCTGGGTCGCCGACTCGGCCGTGTCGTTCGTCGTCGGCGAGCAGGCGTCGCCGGAGGACCTCCGCCTGATCGAGACGTGCGAGGTCGCACTCGACGCCGGCATCGCCGCCCTGAGGCCGGGTGCCAAGCTGGGCGACGTCTCGGCCGCGATCGGCCAGGTCGCGCGTGGTGCGGGCTACGGGGTCAACCTGCAGTTCGGCGGCCACGGGGTCGGACGGACGATGCACGGGGATCCCCACGTGCCGAACGACGGACGCGCGGGCCGGGGTTGGCCGGTGCGGCCCGGGCTCGTGGTCGCGATCGAGCCGTGGCTGATGCGGGGCACCGACGAGATCGTCACCGACGCCGACGGCTGGACGCTGCGCAGCGTCGACGGCTCGAGGGCGGCGCACGTCGAACACACCGTCGCCGTCACCGAGGACGGACCGCTCGTGCTCACCGCACGCGGCTGA
- the rplS gene encoding 50S ribosomal protein L19, translating into MHILDAVDSANLRSDVPDFRAGDTVKVHVNIIEGTRSRVQVFQGVVIGKQNEGIRETFTVRKVSFQVGVERTFPVHSPVIDHIEVVSRGAVRRAKLYYLRELRGKKAKIKEKRDN; encoded by the coding sequence ATGCACATCCTCGACGCGGTTGACTCCGCCAACCTCCGCTCGGACGTCCCCGACTTCCGTGCCGGCGACACCGTCAAGGTGCACGTCAACATCATCGAAGGCACGCGCTCGCGCGTCCAGGTCTTCCAGGGTGTCGTCATCGGCAAGCAGAACGAGGGCATCCGCGAGACCTTCACGGTCCGCAAGGTGAGCTTCCAGGTCGGCGTCGAGCGCACCTTCCCGGTGCACTCCCCGGTCATCGACCACATCGAGGTCGTCAGCCGTGGTGCCGTCCGTCGCGCCAAGCTCTACTACCTGCGCGAACTGCGCGGCAAGAAGGCCAAGATCAAGGAGAAGCGCGACAACTAG
- the lepB gene encoding signal peptidase I: MTNDTVRRALRPRRDDGKKRGIGTFVRDVLVIFLAALLISFLIKTFLIRSFYIPSGSMEQTLQINDRIIVNELVPDLVDVKRGDVVVFTDPGGWLDGTAPISTTTGNPVSDGISWFLTQVGLGAQDSNDHLIKRVIGLPGDTVECCNDFGQMSVNGVPLDEPYVNLPPGETRVSADDFSVTVPADSLWVMGDNRYNSKDSRYNGATPSKGFVPMSDVVGRAFVISWPTDRWTWLGDYPDVFRGTEREGE; encoded by the coding sequence ATGACGAATGACACAGTGAGGCGCGCCCTGCGTCCTCGACGCGACGACGGCAAGAAGCGCGGCATCGGCACGTTCGTGCGCGACGTCCTCGTCATCTTCCTGGCGGCCCTCCTCATCTCGTTCCTCATCAAGACGTTCCTGATCCGGTCGTTCTACATCCCCTCGGGTTCGATGGAACAGACGCTCCAGATCAACGACCGCATCATCGTCAACGAGCTCGTGCCCGACCTCGTCGACGTCAAGCGGGGCGACGTGGTCGTGTTCACCGACCCGGGTGGGTGGCTCGACGGCACGGCGCCGATCAGCACCACCACCGGCAACCCCGTGTCCGACGGCATCTCGTGGTTCCTCACGCAGGTCGGGCTCGGTGCACAAGACAGCAACGACCACCTCATCAAGCGGGTGATCGGCCTGCCGGGCGACACGGTCGAGTGCTGCAACGACTTCGGGCAGATGTCGGTCAACGGCGTCCCCCTCGACGAGCCCTACGTGAACCTGCCCCCGGGTGAGACCCGCGTCTCGGCCGACGACTTCTCGGTCACGGTGCCCGCCGACTCCCTGTGGGTCATGGGCGACAACCGCTACAACTCGAAGGACAGCCGCTACAACGGCGCCACCCCGAGCAAGGGATTCGTCCCGATGAGCGACGTCGTCGGGCGTGCCTTCGTCATCAGCTGGCCCACCGACCGGTGGACGTGGCTCGGCGACTACCCCGACGTCTTCCGCGGCACCGAACGAGAGGGCGAATGA
- a CDS encoding ribonuclease HII: protein MSPVVDPTLEVERELHASGATWVIGCDEVGRGAIAGPVAVGLGAVHVECLDVPEGLRDSKLLSEKRREALYPLATAWVSHHAVGYAEAHEVDRLGIVVALGLAGKRALTALHHAGVGIMQSVVVLDGNHDYLSPQLATPPRITTRVKADRDCASVAAASVIAKVERDRLMIEADGVHPGYGWAGNKGYGSSAHYGALSELGPSPLHRLTWLH, encoded by the coding sequence ATGAGCCCCGTCGTCGACCCGACCCTCGAGGTCGAACGCGAGCTGCACGCCTCGGGAGCGACCTGGGTCATCGGCTGCGACGAGGTCGGCCGCGGCGCCATCGCCGGGCCGGTCGCCGTCGGGCTCGGGGCGGTCCACGTCGAGTGCCTCGACGTCCCCGAGGGCCTGCGCGACTCGAAGCTCCTGTCCGAGAAGCGCCGTGAGGCGTTGTACCCGCTGGCGACGGCCTGGGTGTCCCACCACGCGGTGGGCTACGCCGAGGCACACGAGGTCGATCGGCTGGGCATCGTCGTCGCCCTCGGGCTGGCGGGCAAGCGTGCCCTCACCGCCCTGCACCACGCGGGCGTCGGCATCATGCAGTCCGTCGTGGTGCTCGACGGCAACCACGACTACCTGTCGCCCCAGCTCGCCACCCCGCCCCGCATCACGACCCGGGTCAAGGCCGACCGCGACTGCGCGTCGGTGGCGGCGGCGTCGGTCATCGCCAAGGTCGAGCGCGACCGGCTGATGATCGAGGCCGACGGCGTCCACCCGGGCTACGGCTGGGCCGGCAACAAGGGCTACGGCTCGTCGGCGCACTACGGGGCCCTGTCCGAGCTGGGGCCGTCGCCGCTGCACCGTCTCACCTGGTTGCACTGA
- a CDS encoding DUF2469 domain-containing protein produces MDEDDFEDYDREVELALYREYRDVVSQFRYVVETERRFYLANEVDLVRRDTEHDFYFELSMTDVWVWDVYRSDRFVKSVRVLTFKDVNVEELTTRDLELPKELALDE; encoded by the coding sequence ATGGACGAGGACGATTTCGAAGACTACGACCGCGAGGTCGAGCTCGCGCTGTACCGCGAGTACCGCGACGTGGTGTCGCAGTTCCGCTACGTGGTCGAGACCGAGCGGCGCTTCTACCTGGCCAACGAGGTCGACCTCGTCCGGCGCGACACCGAGCACGACTTCTACTTCGAACTGTCGATGACCGACGTCTGGGTGTGGGACGTCTACCGTTCCGACCGCTTCGTCAAGTCGGTCCGGGTGCTCACCTTCAAAGACGTGAACGTCGAAGAGCTCACGACCCGCGACCTCGAGCTGCCGAAAGAACTCGCGCTCGACGAGTAG
- a CDS encoding YraN family protein: MAKKDELGRRGEDVAAEYVEAQGMRVVERNWRCREGEIDVVALDGDELVVVEVKTRSGTGYGHALEAVTPAKLARLRRLAGAWCQAHPSTTPRGLRIDVVGITVERCAGHERIDHVRGAGA, translated from the coding sequence ATGGCGAAGAAGGACGAATTGGGTCGGCGCGGCGAAGACGTCGCGGCCGAGTACGTCGAGGCGCAGGGCATGCGGGTCGTCGAGCGCAACTGGCGGTGTCGCGAGGGCGAGATCGACGTGGTCGCCCTGGACGGCGACGAACTCGTCGTCGTCGAGGTCAAGACGCGGTCGGGCACCGGCTACGGCCACGCACTCGAGGCCGTGACGCCGGCCAAGCTGGCGCGTCTGCGACGGCTGGCGGGGGCCTGGTGCCAGGCGCATCCCTCCACGACGCCCCGGGGGTTGCGCATCGACGTGGTGGGCATCACGGTCGAGCGGTGCGCGGGGCACGAGCGCATCGACCACGTCCGAGGGGCCGGAGCATGA
- a CDS encoding YifB family Mg chelatase-like AAA ATPase: MSVARTRAVALLGVDGALVEIEADMGAGLPAFVIIGLPDTSLGEARDRVRSAATNSGCALPARKLTVNLSPASLPKQGSSFDLGIAIAALAAAEVVPAESVERVVHLGELGLDGRLRPVDGVLPAVLGARRAGATTVMVPTDNADEAALVPGIRVVAVPSLREAAIWHGAGLEPEPVEAITRSRSEPAVPAELDLADVIGNVDAVEALVVAAAGGHHLLMVGPPGAGKSMLAARLPGLLPDLDADSALEVASIRSLAGVAVTGDLDRRPPFEAPHHTCSAAALVGGGSGVIRPGAASRATRGVLFLDEAPEFQQTVLDCLRQPLESGETVVHRSRSVARFPARFQLVAAANPCPCGQYGSRDSDCSCSPHQRRRYLGKLSGPLVDRIDLQLRVARISSSQFRASADVVPTTTRQARDRVDRARDRAVRRLDGTPWRLSGEVPGTWLRDPANRLAVADSQPVDRALETGALTMRGYDRVLRVAWTLADLDDEPAPVRRHVVRALSMRRSL; this comes from the coding sequence ATGAGCGTGGCGCGGACGAGGGCGGTCGCCCTGCTGGGGGTCGACGGCGCCCTGGTCGAGATCGAGGCCGACATGGGTGCCGGGTTGCCCGCGTTCGTGATCATCGGTCTGCCCGACACCTCGCTGGGCGAGGCCCGCGACCGGGTGCGGTCGGCCGCGACGAACTCCGGGTGCGCCTTGCCGGCGCGCAAGCTGACCGTCAACCTGTCACCGGCCTCGCTGCCCAAGCAGGGGTCGTCCTTCGACCTCGGGATCGCCATCGCGGCGCTGGCCGCAGCCGAAGTCGTTCCCGCCGAGTCCGTCGAACGCGTCGTCCACCTGGGCGAGCTCGGTCTCGACGGCCGACTCCGCCCCGTCGACGGCGTCCTGCCCGCCGTGCTGGGTGCGCGTCGGGCAGGGGCCACCACCGTCATGGTGCCGACCGACAACGCCGACGAGGCCGCCCTCGTGCCCGGCATCCGCGTGGTGGCCGTGCCGAGCCTCCGCGAGGCCGCGATCTGGCACGGCGCGGGTCTCGAACCCGAACCGGTCGAGGCCATCACGAGATCGCGCTCCGAACCGGCGGTGCCGGCCGAACTCGACCTCGCTGACGTCATCGGCAACGTCGACGCCGTCGAGGCGCTCGTCGTCGCCGCGGCCGGCGGTCACCACCTCCTCATGGTGGGCCCGCCCGGCGCGGGCAAGAGCATGCTGGCGGCCCGCCTGCCGGGTCTGCTGCCCGACCTCGACGCCGACTCGGCCCTCGAGGTCGCGTCGATCCGCTCGTTGGCCGGGGTCGCCGTCACGGGCGACCTCGACCGGCGTCCACCGTTCGAGGCACCTCACCACACCTGCAGCGCGGCGGCCCTGGTCGGCGGCGGCAGCGGGGTCATCCGGCCCGGCGCCGCGTCGAGGGCGACCCGCGGCGTGCTGTTCCTCGACGAGGCGCCCGAGTTCCAGCAGACGGTCCTCGACTGCCTCCGCCAGCCCCTCGAATCGGGCGAGACCGTGGTCCACCGATCGCGGTCGGTGGCCCGCTTCCCGGCGCGGTTCCAACTCGTCGCCGCCGCCAACCCGTGCCCCTGCGGGCAGTACGGTTCCCGCGACTCCGACTGCAGCTGTTCCCCGCACCAGCGGCGTCGGTACCTCGGCAAGCTCTCCGGGCCGCTCGTCGACCGCATCGACCTGCAGTTGCGGGTGGCCCGCATCAGCTCGTCGCAGTTCCGCGCCTCGGCCGACGTCGTGCCGACGACGACGCGTCAGGCCCGCGACCGCGTCGACCGGGCACGCGACCGTGCCGTCCGTCGGCTCGACGGCACGCCCTGGCGGTTGTCCGGCGAGGTCCCGGGCACCTGGCTGCGTGACCCGGCGAATCGCCTGGCCGTGGCGGACTCGCAGCCCGTCGACCGAGCTCTCGAGACCGGTGCCCTGACGATGCGGGGCTACGACCGCGTGCTGCGCGTCGCCTGGACCCTCGCCGACCTCGACGACGAACCCGCCCCCGTCCGCCGTCACGTCGTGCGGGCCCTGAGCATGCGGCGATCGCTGTGA
- the dprA gene encoding DNA-processing protein DprA: MSDLLRATPAELADLVRPVLPRPDDLSEAQAVRAFALGAWTGVVEPGDAVGGVVRSTLGPTVGLRVVLEAAVGHDEPRPGLLAGALVEAGATLDDVERLDLVRALKRWRPRLETSVILRSFHTATAVGSRLLVPGSPLWPAVLDELGDHAPVALWARGPAPVPTPASSIAIVGSRAATAYGEQVSAELADGVADRGLAIVSGAAYGIDGAAHRAALAASATTMAVMAGGVDHLYPAGHDGLLRRIIETGLMISEAPCGGKPSRWRFLQRNRLIAALTAATVVVEAGGRSGSLNTAAHAQSLGRPVGAVPGPVTSPSSVGCHGLIRSGLAECVTSPDEVVALAGVSTDLVVASYRGRRLDPATMRVLDALSTTATRETDELAVASGLSLETVRDVVAELDLSGAVRRYGSGWRRVRGRRDG; encoded by the coding sequence GTGAGCGACCTGCTCCGGGCGACCCCCGCCGAGCTGGCCGATCTCGTGCGGCCCGTCCTGCCGAGGCCCGACGATCTCAGCGAGGCGCAGGCCGTCCGGGCCTTCGCCCTGGGCGCCTGGACGGGGGTGGTCGAACCGGGGGACGCGGTGGGTGGGGTCGTCAGGTCGACGTTGGGGCCGACCGTGGGGCTCCGCGTCGTGCTCGAGGCGGCGGTCGGTCACGACGAACCCCGCCCGGGTCTCCTCGCGGGGGCCCTGGTCGAGGCCGGGGCGACCCTCGACGACGTCGAGCGGCTCGACCTCGTCCGGGCGCTGAAGAGATGGCGGCCGCGACTCGAGACCAGCGTGATCCTCCGGTCGTTCCACACGGCGACAGCGGTGGGGTCGCGGCTGCTCGTGCCGGGCTCCCCGCTCTGGCCCGCGGTCCTCGACGAGCTCGGCGATCACGCGCCCGTGGCCCTCTGGGCGCGAGGTCCGGCGCCGGTTCCGACACCGGCGTCGAGCATCGCGATCGTCGGCTCGCGGGCGGCGACGGCCTACGGCGAGCAGGTGTCGGCAGAGCTCGCCGACGGCGTGGCCGACCGAGGCCTCGCGATCGTCTCGGGTGCCGCCTACGGCATCGACGGTGCCGCCCACCGGGCGGCCCTGGCCGCGTCGGCGACGACGATGGCGGTCATGGCCGGGGGAGTCGACCACCTCTATCCGGCCGGGCACGACGGCCTGCTGCGACGCATCATCGAGACGGGCCTGATGATCTCCGAGGCCCCCTGCGGGGGCAAGCCGTCACGGTGGCGCTTCCTGCAACGCAACAGACTCATCGCGGCCCTGACGGCCGCGACCGTCGTCGTCGAGGCCGGCGGGCGCTCGGGGTCGCTGAACACGGCCGCCCACGCCCAGTCGCTCGGTCGTCCGGTCGGGGCCGTGCCCGGCCCGGTGACCTCGCCGTCGTCCGTGGGCTGTCACGGCCTGATCCGATCCGGTCTGGCCGAGTGCGTGACGAGTCCCGACGAGGTCGTCGCACTCGCCGGGGTGTCGACCGACCTCGTCGTGGCGTCGTACCGGGGGCGGCGTCTCGACCCCGCGACGATGCGGGTGCTCGACGCCCTCAGCACGACGGCGACCCGCGAGACCGACGAACTGGCCGTCGCG